The following is a genomic window from Ethanoligenens harbinense YUAN-3.
CCGATCATACTAATGAACCGACCTTCTTTTACAGAAAAATTCACTTCGCGCAAAGCGACGATTTCTTTTTCGTCCCTGCGGAACGTTTTGCTTACCCCCGCAACGACCAGTTTGCCAGATTGCTCCATTTTGCGCTTCCTTTCCGCCGGAAAATGGGGCATATGGTTCATTTTCCTGGCTGCATGTCATGAACACCTTCAAACCAGTGTATGCCGCCTTGCCGCCGCGTGACGCACTTCCGAAAAAATGCCGGGCCCGCCGCGCACAAACGGCGCAGCTTTGAGGAATACTACTCAAAAGGAGGTATGCACGATGCCGAAAGATTCCCAGCCGGACAGCAAACACGTACGCAAAGTAAAGGCAAACGGTCAGACCCCGCTGACGCGTGAAAATCAAAACCAGAACCACAGCGCCAAAAAGGAAGCCAACGGGCAGAACCACCGTCGCCCTTCTTGACCCATCCCCCCTGACCGATTGTTTCTCAAATAATCTTTCGCTTTTTGAAAAAATCATTTGACAAGTTACAAAAGTTATGCTATTATAGTCAAGCACTTTAAAAACACAGCAAACTTCACCACTTCCAAATATGCGCCAGTAGCTCAGTTGGATAGAGTGTTTGACTACGAATCAAAAGGTCAGGGGTTCGAATCCCTTCTGGCGCACCAAGTAAAAAAGCCTGCAGATCGCTTATCTAAGCTGTTTGTGGGCTTTTTACATATTTTAACAAATTTAACCTGCATCTAAAAAAATGAATCACCCCGCCGCAAGCGGCGGGGTATCCAATGCTAACCCTACCCTTGCTAAAACAACGTGAGTTGTTCTATTGTTTCAACTTTGTAAAGTTGTTTATACTCCTCTGTCTTACCCTGATTCTGCAAGTATCTTTTTATTACTTCTTCACTGCCAAATTTGCTTACCGTATTCACAAAATATCCATCCGTCCATAATTCTCCACCCCATAATTGTTTTTTTACTTCCGGATGTTTAGAAAATATTTCTCGTGCTGTTATACTTTTCACTGTTGTGATTATTTTCGTCGGGCTGTACTTGGGTACTGATTGTATTAGAAAATGCACATGATTTTTATCTGTACCTATTTCAACAAAGTACATCTCAAATCGTTCGCTTATTCCTCCGCACACTTCTACGAGTGTTTTGGTAACTTCTTCGCTAAATATCGCTCTGCGATATTTAGCGGGGCATACAAAATGGTACATCAGCACTGAGACATTGTGAGATTTATGAATATACTCACTCATCTCTTCCCTCTTCTCGTTTTTTGTTATACCAATTTTATACCCTTTTATTTAACGCCGCAAGCGGCGGGGAATTAAACCCTCAGAGATTAAAAGCGGTCAGTCGAAACGTCAGTCGGTATTTTTCCTCTAATCATAAGCGTATAATGGGTTCATCAGAGATATCCTGCACAACCGTCAACGCGCGGGTTTGCGTTACTCACATGCATACCACCGCACACGCCGAGCATGACAAAGGACGTTTGCATACGTGGTATGATAATAATTTGCATTCATATCCAGAATTCGACAAAAAATGATAATTTGCTATTTTAAAATATATAATACAATATACATTTGTCATATTAAAGGGGATAGCAAAGTGAGTAATTTAAATTCAGGAGATTGGGTTAAGACGACCGAGTATTTTAACACACAGCCATTCAGCAACGAGCGCATAGAAAAGGGCAGAGTAATTGACGTGCTGGAAGAAGACGGTTGGGAAACCGCGACGGTTAGTTACGGACGGGGACAGATCACAAAAATCTCTACGAAATATCTTATAAAAATCAAGTGATTTCCACATTCTTCCCAATCATCGCCACACACGCATTCGGGCTCATGCCACAAGGCATGGGCTTTTATTTTGCCGTTGCAGATTGCTTCCTTACCACAATCCCTGCAATATAACGTTGTTCCTCCGTCATCCGTTGTCTCCGGATCATCAAAACCAGCCCTTATCTTGCCACAACATAGCAAACTGCCGGCAGAAACAACCGAAATCGTGCGATCTTCAAAAGAAAAGTTTTTTGAGCTTTCCCGCATCAGAAACATTTCCAAAACGAGACAACGTATACCTCTGCCATTGCTTGCCTAGGTCAATGCACGGTGTTATTCTATATAGTAGAAAACAGCGATTGAACGCATATGAAATCAGCGCACCATCGTAAGTCTGAAAAAGGATGATATTTATGAGCGACAAAAGGCTGACCCCGGAAGAGGCCCTGAATATATGCAACAGCCAGAGCAGAGGAACACTGAAAATATTTCTCGGTTACGCACCCGGCGTCGGCAAAACGTTTGCAATGCTCAACGAAGCAAACCGCCGTCTGAAATATGGGCAGGATATCGTGATTGGATACGTTGAAAATCACGGCCGTGAGGAAACCGACAGCCAGATCGGTGATTTGGGAGTCCTGCCGCGCAAGACCATCCTATATAACGGGGTGGAACTTTCCGAGCTGGATGTAGACGCGATCCTGCAGCGCAAGCCGGATACCGTTTTGATTGACGAGCTGGCCCACACAAACATTCCCGGCTCAAAAAACAAGAAACGATATGAAGACGTGCTTGAGATTCTGTCCCACGGCATCAATGTAATCTCTACGCTCAACATCCAGCATCTTGAGAGCTTGAACGATGTCATTTTTCAGATTACCGGCATCCGTGTCAACGAGACCTTGCCCGACAACATTCTACAGCAGGCAGACGAAGTGGTGGTGGTCGACCTCACGCCGGACGCACTGCAAAACCGCCTGCGCCGTGGAGCAGTGTACAGACCGGAAAAGGTGCCGCAGGCGCTGAAAAATTTCTTCCGCAAGGGCAATCTGAACGCTCTGCGGGAACTGGTGCTCCGCCAGGCGGCTGAGGACGTGGATGAAGACCTCGACGCCTATATGAAGCGCAAAGGCATTAAAGACAACTGGCACACCGTAGAACGCCTGATGGTCTGTATCAGCTCAAGCCCCAATTCCAAAAAACTGATCCGGCGCGGCGCGCGCATTGCCAATCGATACAAGTGCGAATGGCATGTGGTTTCCGTCAACAGCACGCGCCTGTTCTTTGACAACCATACCGAAACGGATCAAAAAATGCTGGAATCCCATGAACAGCTTGCCAGACAGCTAGGCGCGGAGGTCATTGAACTTACCGGCCGCAGCGTCTCCGAAACATTGGCCGTTTATGCCAACCAGAAGCATATCACGCAGATCATTATGGGCCAGTCGGCGCGAACAAAGGTGGAAACATTCTTTCGCGGTTCCACGGTCAACAAGCTCATAAAAATGGTGAAAAACGTAGAAATCCATCTGATTCCGATTGGCTGATCGGCTTCATAACAGAAAGAAGCGCGGTGCATAACGCTCCGCGCTTTTCCATTTGCAACGATCCCGTTGCCTGGACATATATTGGGGAAATCAGCCCCGCGGTGACAGCGAAGCCGCAGGGCTGTCATTTGTGATGCAACAACTGGTAGATGTCCAGGTTTGCCTTCAGCACATTCACACGCGGTTCGCCAAGCACGCCGAGGTCGCGGCCCGCTGTATTCTCCTTGACGATCTTCTGAATGGTCGCTTTTGGGATACCCGTCGCTTTTACGATGCCGTCCACCTGTATGGCTGCCGCCGCCGGGCTGATGTCCGGATCCAGACCGGAGAACGAGCTGGTAAACAGATCAGCCGGAAGATCTTGTTTGGTCAGCCCGGGGTTCGCCTTCAGAAAAGCGTCCACATCCGCTTGGACGCGCTTGGTCAGATCCGGGTTGGAAACCGCCAGATTCGCAGAACCGGAACCGGGCACGAGATCAGACTCTTTGGTACCTGCAGGGAACGTATTATAGTTGACGGCGGAAACGCGCCCATGAAAAAAACGGGCATCCTTGAAATCCTGCCCGATCAACTCCGAACCAACCACGTTACCGTCCACCTTGACCATGCTGCCGTTTGCCTGATGGGAAAAAGCCAGCTGGCCGATCCCCAGCACGAGCATGGGATAGGCAAAGCCGCAAAAAACGATCAATGCTATGCCGACACCCAGCGCCTGTAAAAACCGTTTCATCGTTATCACTCCTTTTTCAGCCCAGGCCGAGCGTGTGCAGCAGCGGGCCAACCACCAAATCGATCACTTTGATACCGATAAACGGGGCGACAATGCCGCCAAGACCGTAGATCGTCATGTTTTTGAGAAGCATGCGGTCGGCGCTCATGGGCTTGAATTTGACGCCCCGCATGGCGATGGGGATCAGCAACGGGATGATGATGGCGTTGAAAATCAGCGCGGAGATAATCGCGCTGCTGGGTGAGGTCAAACCCATTACATTAAGCAGTTTCATGCTTGGAATCGATAGTGTGAAGATGGCGGGCAGGATGGCGAAATATTTCGCCACATCGTTGGCAATGCTGAACGTCGTCAGCGCGCCGCGCGTGATGAGCAGTTGCTTACCGATCTCCACCACCTCAATGATCTTCGTCGGGTCGGAATCGAGATCGACCATGTTGGCCGCTTCCTTGGCCGCTTGCGTGCCGCTGTTCATGGCAAGGCCAACGTCCGCCTGCGCGAGCGCCGGAGCGTCGTTCGTGCCGTCGCCGGTCATGGCGACCAGCTTGCCTTCCGCCTGCTCTTTTTTAATGACGCTGATCTTGTCTTCCGGCTTGCACTCGGCAGCGAAATCATCCACGCCCGCCTCTTTGGCAATGGTGGCTGCCGTCAGCGGATTGTCGCCCGTACACATGATGGTTTTGATGCCGATGCGGCGCAGCCGCGCAAAGCGATCCACAAGGCCGGGTTTCACCGTATCCTTGAGATAGATGACACCCATCACCCGCGCATCCACACAGACGACCAGAGGTGTGCCGCCCAGTTTTGAGATACGTTCCACCTTTGGCTGCAGGTCATCCGGAACGTCGCCTCCTGCCTGCTCCACAAAAGCAGCGATGGTGTCGGCCGCACCCTTGCGCACACGCGTGCCGTTTTTCAGGTTCAGCCCGCTCATACGCGTGGAACTGGAGAACTCCACAACCTCCGCGTCGGCGTATTCCCGACGGTCTAATTCGACGCCTTGCTTTTTGGCGAGCTCCAACACCGAACGGCCTTCCGGCGTATCATCAAACAGCGACGCAATCACGGAAAAACGGACGATGTTTTCCTGCGTCGTGTCGCCAACGGGGACAAATTCAGCGGCCATGCGGTTGCCAAATGTGATGGTACCCGTCTTGTCCAGAATCATCGTGTTCACATCGCCGCAGGCTTCCACCGCCTTGCCGGACATGGCAATAACATTGAACTTGGTCACACGGTCCATGCCCGCAATGCCAATGGCGGACAGCAGCCCGCCGATAGTTGTCGGGATCAGGCAGACCAGCAGCGCGACCAGTGTGGAAACGGGAATGGAAACGTGTGTGAACTTCGCCATTGGGAAAAGCATGACCACAACGATCAGAAAAATCATCGTCAGACTGACCAGAATGAGTGTGAGCGCGATCTCATTCGGCGTTTTCTGGCGCTTCGCGCCCTCTACCAGGCTGATCATCTTGTCGAGAAAGGATTCGCCCGGCGTGGCTGTGATGCGGATTTTCAACTGGTCGCTGACCACTTTTGTGCCGCCGGTAACGGAGCTGAAATCCCCGCCCGCCTCTTTCATAACCGGGGCGGATTCGCCGGTAATGGCAGATTCATCCACCATGGCCAGCCCCTCGATGATCTCGCCGTCGTTCGGAATGATGTCCCCGGTCTCCACCAGCACGACATCGCCTTTTTTCAGGTCGCTCGCGCTTATGGTCGTCACTTTTGAGCCGGAAAGCAGTTTGGCAAGCGTATCCTTGCGCGTCTTTTTCATGCTTTCCGCCTGCGCCTTGCCACGCCCTTCGGCTACGGCCTCGGCAAAATTGGCAAACAGCAGCGTGATAAACAGGATGGCGGTCACGATGGCGTTGTACCGCCAGTCTCCCTTCTCCATCGCATTCGGGAAAAAGGTCAGGAACAGGGTGACCAGCATGCCGATCTCCACCACGAACATCACGGGGTTCTTCATCATGCTTTTCGGATTGAGTTTGACAAACGAATCGCGCACGGCGGTGCGCAGGATCGCGGAATTGTCGATGTTTCTCGTATGCTTGCTCATGGAATCCACCCCTTCTTACAGCGTCAGCTGCTCTGCAATCGGCCCGAGCACAAGTGCCGGAAAAAACGACAGCGCGCCGATGACGATGATGATAAACAGCAGCGTCAGGCCAAACATTGCCCGGTCGGTGCGGAAAGTACCCACCGATTCCGGCACGATTCTTTTTTGGCTGAGAGAGCCCGCCGCGCAGAGCATGGCCGCCAGCGGCACATAACGCCCGAGCAGCATGATGACACCCATTAGAATGTTCCAGAACAGCGTGTTGGCATTCAGCCCCGCAAACGCAGAGCCGTTGTTGGCTGAAGCGGAAAGGAATGCATACAGCATCTCGGAAAACCCGTGGTATCCGGGGTTGGCAACCGAGCTGAAACCCGCTTTGATTACCGAGGCCACGCCAAGCGGCACCAGCACGAACAGAGGATGTGCAAGGATTCCGACGGCGACCATCTTCATCTCTTTGCCCTCAATTTTTTTACCGAGGTATTCCGGCGTGCGCCCCACCATCAGGCCACAGATGAAAACCGTAAGGATGGCATACATGATGACGTAGATGAACCCGGTGCCTTTCCCGCCGAACACAGTCTGGAGAATCATGTTCCACATGGCCATCATGCCGCCCATTGGCGTCATGGAATCCATAGAGCCGTTTACGGTGCCGACCTGATATGCCGTTGTGGCGCCGGAAAACAGGGACGTTCCCGCGATGCCAAAGCGTGTTTCCTTTCCTTCCATATTGCCGGCCTGGCCGGTAAGCCCGGCCGCTGCCACGGCATGGTTGCCGGCCAGCTCGGCGGCATAGGTAATGCCCACGCTCGCAACAAGCAGCACTGCGAGCGTAACGAACAGCACGCGCGCCTGCCGTTTGTTCTTGGTCATCTTCCCAAACGCAACAACAAAGGATGTGGAGATCAGGCCCAGTTCCAGAATGGTGATGAGGTTGGAAAACGGGGTTGGATTTTCAAACGGATGGGCGGAGTTGGCGTTGAAAAAGCCCCCGCCGTTGGACGCCAGATTTTTGATAGCTTCCAGCGAAGCCACGGGACCAAGCGGGATCACCTGCTTCGTTCCTTCGATTGTGGTGATAATTGAATTGGCGCCAAGCGTCTGCGGAGAGCCGCAGGCGACATAGACAATGGCAACTACGATCGAGATCGGCAGCAACAGCCGCGTGGTGAAGCGGATGATGTCCACATAGAAATTGCCGAGCCCCCCGGTGCCTGCCACGCCGCGCAGAAAAGCCGCAGCAGCAGCCAGCTTATGAAATTTTCTCATTCTTTTTCATCCCCCTTATCGGTATTGGTTGACTTCGGGCCAACTTGGCCCGAAGTGAAAAGCGCCCCGTTTTGCTCACGGAGCGCCTTTAAGACAGTCGGGAGGTCGTTCAGCGAAATGTCCGTGCCGCGCACGGCCTCCACGATTTCGATGTTTTCAAGCTCGGTTTTCTGCTTTTCAAGCTCCCGAAGCCGGGTCTGAAACTCATTGATTTTTTCTTTGGTCTTGTCGATGTCCTTGTTGACGCGCTCAATTTTCGCGTTCATAAAATTCCTCCATTCATGGTGATGGCAATCTGCCAAAGCTGAGAAAATGAGATTGCCAGTAGCTTGTCGTGATGTCCGAGTAGCCGATGGGGTCGCCCGCCGCAATCATCTCCCCGTCCCCGACGTAGATGCCGACGTGGGAAACGCCGGTGGTGTCGTAGGTTCTTTCAAAGAAAACCAGATCGCCGGGCTTCGCTTCGGAAGCGGGAATGGGAGTACAGATGTCGTAAAGGCCCTGCGCTCCGAGGCGTCCGACATTCCAGCCGCTGTGATTGATTACCCAACTGACATAGCCGGAACAGTCGAACGAGGTTTCCGGGCTGGAACCGCCCCACACATAGGGATAGCCAAGATATTTCTTTGCCTCCGTCATCATGGCGGCAAAGGTTTTGTCCGACATGTATGCCTCGGGGATGGTATAATCGGTGTACTGTTCGAGGACGGAAGCGTTCGGGTACTGCGATTGCGGGAACAGGTCGGGCCGGTTTCCGTGGGTTTTCATGTAAAAGGCATACCGGGAAAGCTGTTCCTCCGTCAGAACCGAAGCGGGCAGATGGGATAAGTCCTCGTTGTGCAGGGTCACGGTACAAATTGTGTAGGTATACGGAACCTGCGTGGTTACGGTGGACGTGCTGCCGTCCGGGTTCGTCACCGTGCTCATTTCCGTGCGGTAGCGGGTTTCCGTCTGAACCGACTGCGTAAGCTGATACTGTTTTCCAAACAGGGTGGAAAGGGTACTTTGCACCTCGTCAATCGTCCACGCCCCTTCGTGCAGGGCGCTTAAAATGGAGATCAGTACATAAGGGTCGTGCCCGATCTTATCAAGATTGAAATGGTACTCGTCGTAGCCGGGATGGAGCGTTGCGTAGTTGTCGGCCTCGCTTTGCAGCTTCGTTTCCAGGCCGGAATACGCCGCTTCCGCCGCCAGCATGTCCGAATTCTGAGACGGATAGGTTCCCGCACCCACGGCCCCGATCAGGCCGTTGCCGATGGTGGTCATGGACGCCATGCAGGATTGCAGGGCCAAAATCAGAAGAAAAGCAATCAGCGCAATCAAAAGCCCCGCCGGGTGTCGCTTGGCAAAGGCAGCGGCGGCGCGGGCGATTTTCGCCGTTGCGGTTGTGGCTTTCCCCGCCGCCCGCGCGCCCTGCTTCGCGGCCTCCCGCGCCTGTTTCTGATACTGCCGCTTGATACGCTGCTTCTGAAAAAACCGGGAAACCGCGTTTTCCTTTAGCTCCGGGTGCTCCCGCGCCATCCTGCGGTACTCAAAATCCGCTTTCGCCCGGATGTCCCGCCGTTCCCATTTGGTAACGCGCCGGGCCGGGCGGGTCTGGATACGATGCTTTACAAAACGGGAAGCGCCCCGGACGGTCTTTTCCCCGGCAAGTTCCGTTTTGTGCGCGGCCTCCACGCCCACGTTCTCCTGCTCCACCTCATGGATTTTCTGATGGGCGTAGTACCACACGCCAGCCGCCGCCTTTTTTGCGACGTTTTTCGCCGGATTGGGTTTCGGCGGTTTCTGCGCCGCCGCCTTTTCACGGGCGGCGTCCAGCTTCGCGCCGGTCTTTTCAGTCCGGAACTTGGATTTTTCAAACCGCCTGTCATTCCGCGCCGCCTTTTTATCCGATGAAGGCCCGCCGCCATCGGCGGAATGGCCTCCGTCACCGCCGGGCGGCGGTTCTTCCTCACGGCGCAGACGGTCGGAGAATCGGGCCTGTTCGCTGTGCGGGCGGTATTTGCTCCGACCCGAAGGGGCGGGAGCCTCCCGCGCAGGCGGTGGAGTGTCCGGCGCGTCGGAAATCGGCGGGCTTTCAGAAGGGGAAAAATGCCCGTTGAACTTCGGGCCAACTTGGCCCGAAGTGACCGAACCATCCCGCGCAGACGGCGGCGCGTCCTGCACACCGGGGCCATCCTCGATATGAAAGCGGTGGGCCGTGTCATTCTCCGGCCCGCCGTTTTCCTCATTCCTGTTTTGCTTCATTGGCTAAGTCCTCCGGGCGAGTCGTGAGCAGACGGTAAATTTCGGTGTCCTTCGGGAAGCGGTCTACAAAGGGGATGGTGGTATTCCCGTAAAACAAAAGCCCATCGCCGGGATTGCTGTGGGTGATGTAGGAAAGCTGATGCGGCGAAATGTTGAGCTGCTTGGCTAAAATCTGCCGGTCGCCCTGCGCCTGGGAAAGCAGAATCATGAAGTCGGTGTTTTCAAGAATATTCTCGATTTCCCGGCTCGCCATGAGGTCTTTGACATTCTGCGTTAAGGCACTCGGCACACAGCCTTTTTTCCGCAGCATCTTCCAAACCGTCACAAAATAGCTGGCGGTCAGCGCGTCCCGGAGCAGAATATGGAACTCGTCGAAGTAGCACCACGTCGCCATGCCGTGTTGGAAATTAGCGTTGACCGCCGAAGTGACAAGTTCGTTCGTGATGTGCATGGCGATTTTCCGCAGGTTTTCCCCCAAGCCTTTCAGCACGACGCAGACGATCCGGCTGTTCAGGGTAATGTTGGTCGTGTGGTTGAACAGGTTGAGGGAGCCGGTGCAGTAAAGCTCCAGCGCCGTCGCAATGCGTTTTGCTTCCGGCTCCGGCTGCTGACAGAGTAATTCGTACAGGTCTTGCAGGACGGGCATTTTCTGCGTGTCGATGCCGAGGGCGATATTCCGGTAGACGAGGCTGACGCAGCGGTCGATCACCGTTTTTTCGATGGGCTGCAAGCCGTCCCTGCCGCCCACGATCAGTTCGCAGAGGGACAATAAAAAATCCGCTTTCATCGAAAGCGGGCTTTCCTCGTCGGCCATGCTCATTTGAATGTCCATCGGGTTGATGTGGTGGGAGCTGTCCGGGGCGATGTCGATCACCTGCCCGCCGAGCCGCCGCACCAGCGGCGCGTATTCCCCCATCGGGTCAACGACGATAATTCTGTCTCTTGTGGCAAGGAACACGTTGATCAGCTCCCGCTTGGCGGCAAAGGATTTTCCGCTGCCGGTCGAACCGAGATACAGGCCGTTGGCCGATTTGAGCTTTTTCCGGTCGGCCATAATGACGTTGTGTGAAAGGGCGTTCTGCCCGTAGTAGATGGCCGGGCCTCCCATTCGAAGCTCCCGCGTCATGAAGGGGACAAAAATGGCCGTTGAGGAAGTTGTCATGCCACGCTGGATCTCAATGGAGTTCCCGCCGAGAATGAGGCTCGACATGTACCCGGCCTCTTGTTGAAAATCCAGCCGTTTGAGCGCGCAGTTGTATTTCTGCACGATGCCCGCCACGGTGAAAATGTCGTTCTCCAACTGCTGGCGGGCGGGGGCCGTGTTCAGAATCAGGAAGGTCAGAAGAAACATGCGCTCGTTGCGGCTTTGCAGATCGGAGAGCAGCGCCATCGCGTCCTTGCTGAAGGTGACGAGATCGGGCGGCAGGATGTCCATGTCATAACCGGCGCGCACGGCTTTTTTCTGTTCCTCCACTTTCATTTTATCGATGTCGCTGATTTTGCCCTTGAGCGCTTTGATGGCCTTTGTCTGGTCAACCGTCTGGATATGCAGGGTAATAGTCATTTCAGCATCCATTTCAAGTAGCTCCGCAAGGAGCTTGTCGGAAAGCTCGGAGGCCAAAATCTGCATATACGAAACCGCGCCCCAGGTCGTGCCGCCGACACGGAAAGCACGGCTTTGCCGGAAGTCGAAGGACGTTGGAGCAATGAAATCTTTCGTCCCCATGCCGGTTTTCGGAATGTCGGCCCATGAGAAAGCGAACGGTTCCCGGCTGTTCGGATGGAGCTGCCCGTGCAGCACTTCCAGCCGTTCCCGCCCGGCGAGGGGCCGGGACTGAACGCCGAGCTTTTTGAAATCGCTCATGATGTCGGCCTCCACCCGTTCCAGCCGGGGCCGGGCCGCACCGATTCCGTCCGCTTCAATGCCGAAGGTGATATATTTGGAACGGACGATGCCGTTGTTGCTCTTGGCAATCTGCCCCGTGAGCATTTCCACATACTCGCCCCGGATGGCGTCGTATTTGTCGTGCTGCGGCGGGATATTGACGCTGTATCGGTTTTCGGGCCGAGAACGGTGGTTGATGAAGGAAAGCTGAAACGGCAGGGCGCTGTCAAAATAATTGAGAAACGAACAGTAGCCGTCGAAGATCGCGGCCTGATCGTCCGCCGAAGCGACCGAATAGTTGATGTCCTCGTACTCGACGGTTTTGGTATAGAAGCCCTCCCGCACCTTGCAGATACCGTCCCGGAGCATTTCGATATATGGGATGGTCTGCTGTGCCGTCTGCGGCCCGCGCCCTTTTTTCTTACCTCTTTTTGCGGGGATGGGAACGGGGAGCCGCTTTTTTGCCTGTTTTTGCTGATTCAAGCTGAGTTTCCTCCTTTCCGGCGCCAATGAACGGCGCATAGAAATTTTCTGTTCGGTATGGCCTCGTCCGGGGCCAGAGGAAGGAAGTGCGGACGATATTCCGCAGCACCTTTTCAAAGGGAAGCCCGTCGCGTTCGTACATGGCGAACAAAAAACACGGGAGCATCAGGCCGATCATCAGGAACATGGCCCCCGTGTTGCCGATGGCCTTACGGGTCAGAAGATAGGTCGGGATGCCCACGACCGCCGCGATACCGAAGCAGATAAGCTGGCGTTTTGTCAGGTTAAATGCCATTTTGGTTTTGATTCTGGATAGGTCGGTAGGTACGTTTACATAAGCCAAGAGGGAATGCCCTCCTTTCGGGTAAAATGGAACTTCGGGCCAATTTGGCCCGAAGTCAAAGTGTAACGGTATTTGCCACTTCATTTCCCCACACGTCCCAACCGGGTGGGGATTGCCGGGCGAAAAGCTCCACGCGGGGCAGATCACCCATCAGCCGGACAATGCGGTTTCGCGCTTCGTCCGGCTTTTTGCTGTGAGTTTCCACCGGGGAAATGATGAACTGATGGATGCCCTTGTCCCGCCGTTTCGGATGTCCGCGCGTCGCTAAAAGGCATACCTCCGCATTGCTCCGCGTCCAGAAGCCCATGCCGTAGAACCACGTTTTTGCTTTCCGGTTCTGTTTAAGCCAGACGAACGCCACGGTTTTGAAACCGAAGCCCCACGCGGAAATTACGCGCAGGGCTTCGGGCAGTTGCGGAAAGGTCGCCCAAAGAAAAAGCGCACTGTCCTTCGCGGCAAGTTCCGCCACGGGAAGCGCGCATATTTCATCACAACTCATGGTGGAATAATGATTTTCGGCTACGCCTTGACCGCCCTTGTTGGCGTACCGCCACGGGGGATCGGCGTAAATTATGCTAAACTGTTCTTTTAGAATAGTGATGAAGCCCCCTTTCTCACTTCGGGTCAAGTTGGCCCGAAGTTCAGCGTTCAGCGCTGTGTACCGGGACTGTCTGCCGGGCCGGGGCCTTTTCAAGCCCAGTCTGCCGCGCTCGCCAGTAGTCCGGGTTGTACTCCCGGATGGAATGGTTGATGTTTTCTTCAAACGCCGCCTTGTCTCGGATACGGTCGGGGACGCTCCACAGCTTTTTGTCCAAAAGCTCACGGAGCACGACGCTTTCCTGACAATCTTCCTCAAAGCAGAGATAATCGCCCTGCTTAAAACCGCACTTCCGCGCGGCGGGAGAAAGCATAGCCGAAACTTCTTTGGAAACCAGCGTCCCGCCGTGGC
Proteins encoded in this region:
- a CDS encoding PrgI family protein, producing MAYVNVPTDLSRIKTKMAFNLTKRQLICFGIAAVVGIPTYLLTRKAIGNTGAMFLMIGLMLPCFLFAMYERDGLPFEKVLRNIVRTSFLWPRTRPYRTENFYAPFIGAGKEETQLESAKTGKKAAPRSHPRKKR
- a CDS encoding C40 family peptidase, with the protein product MKQNRNEENGGPENDTAHRFHIEDGPGVQDAPPSARDGSVTSGQVGPKFNGHFSPSESPPISDAPDTPPPAREAPAPSGRSKYRPHSEQARFSDRLRREEEPPPGGDGGHSADGGGPSSDKKAARNDRRFEKSKFRTEKTGAKLDAAREKAAAQKPPKPNPAKNVAKKAAAGVWYYAHQKIHEVEQENVGVEAAHKTELAGEKTVRGASRFVKHRIQTRPARRVTKWERRDIRAKADFEYRRMAREHPELKENAVSRFFQKQRIKRQYQKQAREAAKQGARAAGKATTATAKIARAAAAFAKRHPAGLLIALIAFLLILALQSCMASMTTIGNGLIGAVGAGTYPSQNSDMLAAEAAYSGLETKLQSEADNYATLHPGYDEYHFNLDKIGHDPYVLISILSALHEGAWTIDEVQSTLSTLFGKQYQLTQSVQTETRYRTEMSTVTNPDGSTSTVTTQVPYTYTICTVTLHNEDLSHLPASVLTEEQLSRYAFYMKTHGNRPDLFPQSQYPNASVLEQYTDYTIPEAYMSDKTFAAMMTEAKKYLGYPYVWGGSSPETSFDCSGYVSWVINHSGWNVGRLGAQGLYDICTPIPASEAKPGDLVFFERTYDTTGVSHVGIYVGDGEMIAAGDPIGYSDITTSYWQSHFLSFGRLPSP
- a CDS encoding DUF7007 domain-containing protein gives rise to the protein MFNNPENSPWGKVQTCDALCPGVFLVSTASHGGTLVSKEVSAMLSPAARKCGFKQGDYLCFEEDCQESVVLRELLDKKLWSVPDRIRDKAAFEENINHSIREYNPDYWRARQTGLEKAPARQTVPVHSAER
- a CDS encoding VirB4-like conjugal transfer ATPase, CD1110 family, with the protein product MNQQKQAKKRLPVPIPAKRGKKKGRGPQTAQQTIPYIEMLRDGICKVREGFYTKTVEYEDINYSVASADDQAAIFDGYCSFLNYFDSALPFQLSFINHRSRPENRYSVNIPPQHDKYDAIRGEYVEMLTGQIAKSNNGIVRSKYITFGIEADGIGAARPRLERVEADIMSDFKKLGVQSRPLAGRERLEVLHGQLHPNSREPFAFSWADIPKTGMGTKDFIAPTSFDFRQSRAFRVGGTTWGAVSYMQILASELSDKLLAELLEMDAEMTITLHIQTVDQTKAIKALKGKISDIDKMKVEEQKKAVRAGYDMDILPPDLVTFSKDAMALLSDLQSRNERMFLLTFLILNTAPARQQLENDIFTVAGIVQKYNCALKRLDFQQEAGYMSSLILGGNSIEIQRGMTTSSTAIFVPFMTRELRMGGPAIYYGQNALSHNVIMADRKKLKSANGLYLGSTGSGKSFAAKRELINVFLATRDRIIVVDPMGEYAPLVRRLGGQVIDIAPDSSHHINPMDIQMSMADEESPLSMKADFLLSLCELIVGGRDGLQPIEKTVIDRCVSLVYRNIALGIDTQKMPVLQDLYELLCQQPEPEAKRIATALELYCTGSLNLFNHTTNITLNSRIVCVVLKGLGENLRKIAMHITNELVTSAVNANFQHGMATWCYFDEFHILLRDALTASYFVTVWKMLRKKGCVPSALTQNVKDLMASREIENILENTDFMILLSQAQGDRQILAKQLNISPHQLSYITHSNPGDGLLFYGNTTIPFVDRFPKDTEIYRLLTTRPEDLANEAKQE